GGGTGGGTGTACAAATAGTAAAGCTTATATaggatttagaaaatgaaatcccTAAGCAGAATGAGTGGAGTTCTCCCTGGAAATGTTGTGGGTGTGAAACTAGCATTATGGATCTACCAGATAAGGTTTCAGAACTTTTCATCTGTGATGGAGGTAGGAAAGAAGTTTGGCGGGGTCATGGGAATTGTGTAGATTTTTCCTTACCAGAGAGGCTACAGCACAGAAACAACTCCAGCATTAACCTATCCTAAATAGGTAGGAATTAAGAACTAAGTTTTCATAGTACCTTTGCTATCAGTCACTGTCAAGGGATAAATGAGAACAGAGTTCTAAAAAAGAGTAACAGTATATCTTGTTCATATGTACACATTATTAACAAatggaacaaaagaaaactacataaAGTTGTTTCTTCAGCAATTGTTTATTGTCTTTATACCATAGCACCGTAATTTTGTTAAGGGCACAAGATTTTCCACTGAATCTTGtacattaagaaaacaagaaaccaAACATTTATCACCTAAGGGATTTTGGTTACAGAAAGTTAAATCTGTATTGAAAAACCCTGCCCAAACATCTTAAACTCTATGCAAAATGTGTGCATTTCAAATTAATATGAGGGTAAATTGTGAGAATAGAACACATAATCCCTAAAACTTAATACTAAAAACCCAGAAATCCTGTATGTTAACTACTCTGTTCTGGGCTTGATAGTGCCAAGATAGTGCTGGAAACTGTAATCCCTGTGCAGGGGACTCTCTAAATACAGCCAAGCACAAATGATAACAAAGGAGAGGGAAAATAGGCACTACAGGTTCTAATAAACACAGAGTCCCAATTCAGttttgaatttttcatatatCTTTCTAGGTGTCAAACTTAAAATAAGGTTAATCTAATtaatatgattttcaaatgtaCAAAGTTTAACATGTGACAAATGTAAAGATGCCAATGGCCAAATatagataaaactataaaatgcagaTATATAAAGCTATTATGATAAAAGACTATCAGACATGACTTTATTCCATCCTATAATCTCATAAATCAAAGCTTTTAACTGTCTGGATTCATAGGTGACTGTATTCTTTCCAGTAtgcattctttcttcttccagggGTTGTTCAATAATGGCAGGTATGTTCCTGCCATAAAGTTCACATTGTTGTAGAAACTGGACACATTCTTGAATAACACTGTCACGAAGCATGATCGTGTGTTTTGACATGTTTTCTAATAAGGACAGGAAGCATCTTTTGGCATAATACCAGGTATCAGTTCCCAGTTTCTTATGGTAAGGTTCCAGGCTTTTGATAACCCGAGAAATACCAAAGTCATAATTTCCTTTGGCACAATAGAGGGTCCCTATCACCAAATTCACAATGCAGAGGTGGTAGATTTTCTTATCTGGGTCATCATAGGACAGCTGCTCTTCCTCCTTTTCGATCTTTCTCATCAActcctcagcttcttcattctgACTTGTCATAATGTATGAAACACACAGATTAGCCAGCACAATAGCACTGACGTTCAGGATGTTGTCATAATGCTTCTTGACTATGGGTTCATAGAAACCGATAgcttctttgtatttgttttcctgcATGAACAGGACGTGAGCCACATTCAGCTTCCACACATCATGGTCATTACAGAATTCCACAGATTTGCGGAAGATCTTTTCCACCATTGGATAATTCTCCAGGTTCCAGTAGATCTTTGCCTGGGCCATCAACACGGGAATATACTTCTCCAGAGTGTCATCATACTCAGTCACTGCCTTTTTGACAGCTTCATCGTCCCTATTGTGTCTTGCTTCCTGAACTTGTATGGTGTGTCTCCGGAGCTGTTCAGTCAGCATCCCTGCTAGCCCATCAAGCTTAACGAAAGCCTCCTCAGGGGCTGTCTGGCAAGTGATCATGGCATCCAGGAAGTCATAGAGATAGGGTGTGAGCAACCTGTAGGTCAAATGGGCATTCTCTGCCAGGACATCGGCTGCCAGGTCAAAATACTCATACTTACAGTAGAGCAACAGCAGGTTGCCAAAGGTCTCTGGGGGAAAGGGGTTCTGTTGGAGCAAAAATTGTAGCTTTTCAAACCCCTCCGTAGGCCTGGCGTCCATGTTCATGAGCGCCTGGTTGTGCAGGGTCACGGGGTCTAACTCTTCTTCTGCCCGAGGTGGCATGTCAGTGAGGGCTTCCTGGGCCGCCTCATAGTTTCTCAATTGGTACTCGATGGCTGCCTTGAGGTTGAAGGCTTCCACCAGGGCAGTCTGGTGAAGGACTAAGGTGTTGCCAACGCTTCGAACATCAATGCCCTCCGTGGTCATGCCCACACCTAGCTCCGGGTGCTGGCGGATGCCACGCTCAATGATGTCCGCGATGTACTTGAGCGCCGGGGCATAGTGCCGGCGGCTGTAATAGGCCAAAGCCAGGTTGTAGGAAAGGTCAGGCCGGTAGCCCGAAGCCTGGAGGCCCGCCAAGAACTTGGAGCACGCGGCTTCATACTGGCCCTCCTTGTAGAGCAAACAACCCAGGTTGACCTGGCCGTCGGGCTCGTTCTCGCCCCCACcgtcctctcccccttccccactcagcAGCTGCTCCACCAGGCTCTTGGCCCCTGGCAGGTCGCCCTCGCTGTACTTGATCGCGGCTTGCAGACGGAGGACCCGGCTGTGGTAGGCGGGGTTGTCCAGCAGGAGGAAGGCCACCCGGGTGGCCTCTGGGTAAAGGCAGGCCTTGTACAGGGCCTGGGCCTGGTACAGGCGGTACTGCTCCAGTTCGGGGTGCAGCTGGCCCAGCTGCTCATAGCACTCGGCGGCCAGCGCGAACTCCTGCAGGCGGTAGTAGCAGTAGCCCAGCAGCGACAGGCCGGCGCGGCTCCTCGGGCTCCGCTGGAGCTCGCCGCCCAGCAGCTGCACCGCCTCGGCGTAGCGGGAATCGCGGATGAGGCGGTACACGACGGCGGTGAACTCCCCATCCGGGATCTGCGCGCCGCTCAGCCCGGCCATAACCGCCGCGGTGGTGGTGCGCGCTGGTTACCACGGCAACAAGTCCGCCGGAAACGGAAGACACAAAgagtatttcagtttttttctttttgtggttttttgcTTACTCCAAAGTTACTTTGCAGGGTGAAGACCAGACTAGGGTTAGAAAGGAGTCACTAATGTATCTCATATATGGCCTGTCACCAAGACTCCAGAGTGTGAGCGGCGTTAGCAAAGAAGAAACTCCTCCAGGTAGTTCGGGGACCGAAACTCCACGTCCCGTCATGCTCCGGTCCAATCGCGCCGCTGTCCTGGTCGTGACCGCGTTGCATGCTGGGAGGCGTAGTCTCTGCCGGGCGGACGCACAGTCGTCAGGAGGTGAGGTTTCActgactttctctttctttagggTTTACACTTGGTGCTACACCCTGCCTCGATCCTCCAAATTTTACTACTACATAGAGACGGTGGAAAGATGTATGACCTAGTCTTttccagggtggggtgggaataaAAGCACGACCAAGTGTCCCTAACCTGTTAACTCCTCTAACTCTCCAAAAcgacttttgtgtgtgtgtgtgtgtaaagattGATTCAGCCTCTACGTGTGTGTGAAAAGATTGATTCAGcctgtacgtgtgtgtgtgtgtgtgtgtgtgtgtgtgtgtgaaagagagattGATTCAGCCTGTACTTGTCAGGCTTTAATGTTTTTGGATATCACTGATAAAAACTGATTTTctttcagttaaaataaaaagaaaatttcctacactttaatttttttctctcggATTCTTAGTTTGAAGATCTCTGGAAATTTGCTATGGTACAAAAAAAATCCtggattttcttttgttcctttgtcatATATTTGGAATAGATACTCTAGATTCCATGTTACTATCTCTGGTCTATATTTGTATAAATACTTTTGAATTCAATATTGTCCCTCATGGGACAGTGGAAAACTAGGGACTTAATTATCCTATAAAATTATAATGGATCACTAATAAAAAACATACCCATAGTTTAGACTGATATGGAGACTGTAAAATTTGTgagaaatgaatataatttttcagtCAGGAAGTAGAGACATAGACAAGTTAGCAAAAGGCAAAACTGGCTTATCCCAGTGAGGTAACACCAGTtcttaagataataaaattagcTGTAgtttatggagcacctgggtgactcattcggtTGAGTATCtggttcttgattttggctcaggtcatgatcttggggttgtgggattgagccacatgttgggctccatgatgggcatggagcctgcttaagagtctctgtctgcccctcctctctctctctctctctctctctgtgtgtgtgtgtgtgtgtgtgtgtctctctctctctaaaggaaaaaaaatagctataattTATGAATATCGTATGCAGTGCCTTGGGGTAAG
Above is a window of Neomonachus schauinslandi chromosome 3, ASM220157v2, whole genome shotgun sequence DNA encoding:
- the LOC110591819 gene encoding tetratricopeptide repeat protein 30B, translated to MAGLSGAQIPDGEFTAVVYRLIRDSRYAEAVQLLGGELQRSPRSRAGLSLLGYCYYRLQEFALAAECYEQLGQLHPELEQYRLYQAQALYKACLYPEATRVAFLLLDNPAYHSRVLRLQAAIKYSEGDLPGAKSLVEQLLSGEGGEDGGGENEPDGQVNLGCLLYKEGQYEAACSKFLAGLQASGYRPDLSYNLALAYYSRRHYAPALKYIADIIERGIRQHPELGVGMTTEGIDVRSVGNTLVLHQTALVEAFNLKAAIEYQLRNYEAAQEALTDMPPRAEEELDPVTLHNQALMNMDARPTEGFEKLQFLLQQNPFPPETFGNLLLLYCKYEYFDLAADVLAENAHLTYRLLTPYLYDFLDAMITCQTAPEEAFVKLDGLAGMLTEQLRRHTIQVQEARHNRDDEAVKKAVTEYDDTLEKYIPVLMAQAKIYWNLENYPMVEKIFRKSVEFCNDHDVWKLNVAHVLFMQENKYKEAIGFYEPIVKKHYDNILNVSAIVLANLCVSYIMTSQNEEAEELMRKIEKEEEQLSYDDPDKKIYHLCIVNLVIGTLYCAKGNYDFGISRVIKSLEPYHKKLGTDTWYYAKRCFLSLLENMSKHTIMLRDSVIQECVQFLQQCELYGRNIPAIIEQPLEEERMHTGKNTVTYESRQLKALIYEIIGWNKVMSDSLLS